ATGTAAAAGGGATATTCCTTTTTGCGTTACCATCCTCTTCATTTTTTTACGTGCGATTTCGATACGTACATAGTAAGAAATGAATACCTATTTATGTGATTTTTAGTTTAATTTGCTTTTGAAGAGCGAGTTTTACGCTTAGCCCCAGAACAACATCGGAATAACCGCAAAGATGAAACAGATGCCATTGTTCAATATTTACCTGAAATCAGGGCGACTGCACGGTTTCGATGGAGTCAAGTGAAACAACGTTGGTTTCTCCGAAAAATAAAGTCCTAGACTGTCGCTGTTATATTGAAGGATCGTAGTCTACTAAGCTTATTCCGTGAATTGATTCGTCATCAACCTCGTTTTTTACCAAGGAAGAACTCCAACTTCACCATAGAATCCACCTGTAGCTCCGGCATGAGGGAGAGTGGCAAGTTGTACCACGATGCGGTAGCGCCTTGGGAGTGTTTTAACTGAAATTGCGAAGAAGGGGTTAAAAGTCTCATCTGCAAAAGCAGGTTTGAATCTAGAAAGGAATTAAGATCTATCGTAACGATGAGCAGGGCAATGTCGTAGTAACATCAAATGGAACTGAAATCGGTTTTCAGTTAATGATTGGAGGCCTGCTACATCTGAGAAAACAAATGGGCAGTTCTTAATATCTGTACTGCCTAAATTGTAAAAAATCTTTATGAATAGTATAGAAATTGAGGTTGTGCAACCTTTCGTATTTAATTAAACCGGCGCTATAAAGGAGTAATTCTAATCTATGAATATTGAGAAACTAAAAAAGGAATTGGGTATCTTTATACTATATTCTTTATTATATATTTTCATTGTTGCATTATTTTCTGTAGCGATAATGTATTTTCCTATACCAATTTTGGGAGCTACAGGGTTTATTCAGGATGTATGGTATGTAGTATTTGTAAAAATCATTTTTCTACTTTTTCTTCCCTTGTGTATTTATAAAAGACTTGGGTACGAAATTTCTAGTATATTTAAAACCAAACTAACGTGGAAAATATGTATAGCAGTATTTAGTTGTTTTATTCTTGGAATGCTTCTAAATGTCAGTTACATAGCTGAGATTAATAGAGTTGTTGCCAATGGTGGTATCATGATATGGATAAACTTCACAGTTGGACTTCTTTTACCGCTTGTGCAAGCGGCTATTCCAGAAGAGATTTTTTATAGATATATACTCCAAACTCGATTGGAAAAAGTATGTGGTGCTATCTTAGGTATTTTTTTATCTGCGCTCTTGTTTGCTTCATTTCATTTTCCCTCTCGTTATCTACTTTCAAGCGGAGTAGAGGGAACTGCGGGAAATATTTATTCGGTCCTCATAGGAACTATTGTACCAGTGTTTGTTATTGGTATTATCTTCGGATTTTTATGGTGGAGATATAGGAACATCTGGATTTTGATTGCTTTACATTATGGAATAGATACATTACCTTCAATTGCTTCATTTCTACATATAAGCAAATAGAGCCATTAAAGATGAGTTCATGTCGGCAGATGATGCTGTTCAACTAGCTGATTTCGATCGTTCAAATAAACGAAAGCCGATTTACAGAACAAAAGAGTTGCTGTAAATAACAAAAAGAAATGGATAGAATTCAGATCTTCTCTGAAACCTCTATCCATTCTTATTTTCACTAATAAACGTCTAACATTGTATCGCATTAATTAATAGGATCGGTTAAATTGGACTTCCTAGCTATTTAAATAAAACCAAAAGCCAAAGTCCAGGGATTATCAGTATCGGAGACGGATGATCATCTTGCGGATTTCTTCATCGTCAAACAGTTGATCCACATATTTTTGGGTGATTTTTGTCAGTGCGACATCATGGTAAAAAGAATCGGCAAAAAATTTGACGAATGGTTGACCGCGTGTCTTGATCGCATGCCAGCCTGTGTCCTCCTCACCTGCAAAAATCATTTCATCTTGGTCCACTACGATTAGCTGATAGCGCTCCAAGCCTTGATGCTCTTGCACCGGGATAAAGGAATGAACACAGGAAAGCGTGGTGTAAATCTGCCCGATCACCAAGGCTTCGATCTCGACGCCTTCCTTTTCTTTCTTCTCAAGTAGGGAGACATACTCTAAAAAATCATCGGACCAGGCGGAGATACGAATAGACCGAGTCGCTCGTTGGATCAGTTGTTTGCATTCTGCGCGAATCGATTCGTCAACCTTCAGGCTCCAGACTCGGTCATCACGTACGGTTTTATGAGAAAGGGAGCTGGTTAATTTTTTGACGTCCGTTTGAAATTGGCGGGTCAGCTTTTCTACCAGGCTGTCCAGAGGAAGGGCTGTATACCGC
The window above is part of the Brevibacillus brevis NBRC 100599 genome. Proteins encoded here:
- a CDS encoding TrmB family transcriptional regulator, whose amino-acid sequence is MLQTFGFSLYESKVYEALASSGEPLDAAMVVKHSGVPKAKIYEVLNRLVEKGMVLDTISEKKKRYTALPLDSLVEKLTRQFQTDVKKLTSSLSHKTVRDDRVWSLKVDESIRAECKQLIQRATRSIRISAWSDDFLEYVSLLEKKEKEGVEIEALVIGQIYTTLSCVHSFIPVQEHQGLERYQLIVVDQDEMIFAGEEDTGWHAIKTRGQPFVKFFADSFYHDVALTKITQKYVDQLFDDEEIRKMIIRLRY
- a CDS encoding CPBP family intramembrane glutamic endopeptidase; the protein is MNIEKLKKELGIFILYSLLYIFIVALFSVAIMYFPIPILGATGFIQDVWYVVFVKIIFLLFLPLCIYKRLGYEISSIFKTKLTWKICIAVFSCFILGMLLNVSYIAEINRVVANGGIMIWINFTVGLLLPLVQAAIPEEIFYRYILQTRLEKVCGAILGIFLSALLFASFHFPSRYLLSSGVEGTAGNIYSVLIGTIVPVFVIGIIFGFLWWRYRNIWILIALHYGIDTLPSIASFLHISK